Below is a genomic region from Raphanus sativus cultivar WK10039 chromosome 4, ASM80110v3, whole genome shotgun sequence.
tcGGCATTGATCTTGTTTGTATTCAAGTTAAGCTGATTGTGATTCTTGTAGACTCCGTTAATGTACGTCTCAAAGAAAACGTTTCTTTGATTTGGATATGAAATCTTTGGTTGAGAATCTGCAGGTTTTGATGTTTGATTCTGTGAATCGAAGGACATGCTTGCATTACGCAGCTTACTATGGGCAGCTGACTGTGTTCAAGCCATTCTCTCTGCCGCTTGCTCAAGTCCCGTTGCTCTTCATTGGTCAGCTTATCTGaacgacttacatggaagttGACGATTTACACAGAAATCTTCTGTAATAatcaaggtttgaccagaatctcgGAATAAAATTCTGGAAGATTTCCGTGTAAGTCATATACCGGATAACTTCCGTGTAAGTCGTCcagataaaaagtaaatatttaagttttatttttcaattacaaaaataacatGAAACCAATTACACGGAAATCgtctaattataataaaatattgaagtttttttttgacgacttacaaataagtcgtcctgAAAAAGTGAAATTTCTGACACAAtctggtcaaatgcaaaactaataTGTTTATCCTAAACGATTTACCGGGAAGTCTTCTCTGGcatttctgaatttttttgttaacaaaggaAAGTCGAAGACTTCCATACAAGTAGTCTCTAAATACACATATAAAAGTCAAATGGAAAACTAACATCTGCATTGATCAGAAGACTTCCGTGTAAGTTTTCTAACGAACAGACCTGGAAAAAAACTGATTTCATAGTTTCAACCAGTAAGATAACTTGTTTCGCACATATGAGTCTTATTCAAGCACCCAGAATCTCAAATAAAAGTGACCTAccaaaaatcataaactttaaTGGCCTATGAACCAtaagaattttataatcaaaattttggttttcttatGAATATGGAGAAAAAGTGAAAGATATGCTATCTTTAGTTCATAAGAATTGAGAAAGAAAGAGTGTAAATCGATTTGAGGtgcattaataattttaaattgattattcATCATGGTTGGTGTATTGATGGTAATGTCAATCttgtaaatatttgaagataataaggttgagacagtaaaaatgttattttcgaaaaaaaattaatattttcttgaaTAATCTAAACTTGGtaaatgaaatttcaaaaaaattataggttagttttgtgtttgacttgaGTTTTAGGTCAATTTTGCAATAGCCCACAAAATCAGTGCAGACCGCATTgaaatcatatacatatatttttttcacaaatacatTTGTAACTTTTACCAAGAAAATGGAGATTAGATTTTCGcctattttgtttatataattaaaaattgacAGTTGAGATGGGAACAAATGCTATAGGAATGGCTTCAAAGTTGCCAGTGGAGAAAGAGATGGCGGGAGTCATGAAAAGTAGAAAAGAGTCTTTGGTGGTGAGTTTTGGGGATCGTTGTCCCCACATGATCCAATCACTTTGTTTATTAATGGCCTactttttaaagaatttttacTTGATTTACTGAATCATGttggtataatttttttttgttaggtaAAATAAtggattgtttttttaaaatgataatagTTACTGAATCATGTTggactttaatatatatatatatatatatatatatatatatattctctttcATTTCTTTCATCTTTCGCTTTTCTAATCTAACTTACACTTTCGGTTCAAAAatgttttagatatataaattattttcaacattttatttctaatataatttttaaattttatatttaaaatcagaaaaaatcGGACACAAAATATTCGTCAGAAAATTATGACGAAATATTTTTGTCGGTAAAATTGACAACATTTCAATGAAATTTTTTCCGATAATTATATGACCAGTAAATCATTTTCGACGAAACTGTCCGTCGATTTTTCCGACAAAACTATTGTCTATTTTTTCTGATGACGTTTTGTTCGAAAAATCATCTATTGGAGCTCGTCGAAATTTTATCGGATAATCTGACAAAATTCtgatgaaatattttttctcaACAAAATAGAATCAGCGACGTGTTACGTAGAAAATTTGTTggaaataattttttgattcgACTGAATCGTCTGTAGGAAATGaactgttttcttgtagtgatactATATTACAACTTCATAGTGTATACATTAGAGAATATCATATATAAGGGGTTTCCTCTTAATACAGTTTTATAGTAGTTCTCACTTGGGTCATTACTACAAATTGACCAATGCAAACAATAACTACTtgcagtttttttcttttctgtgtTGTTTTTGTCCCTTTTCTCTACTTTCTGAGTGCTTTGGTTTACTTGTAGGAGAATGCAAAGCATTCGGGCTTAGGCTTCTATTTCTTTTCAGCCCACTTCGGTAGATTCAAATTACACGGTGCACACAATTCACACTAGAAATGAAATGTTTATTGTAACTTAATTTGGATAGATCCAAATTCGTATGTATACTAATAGTCCTAAGTACATATCATAGTAAGTtcatttttattgataatttGATTCACAGTCTTACAGTATATATACCACAGAGATCCTTAACAAGTATtcatttttattgataatttGATTCACAGTCTTAGAGTATATCTACCACAGAGATCCTTAAcaagtatatatattactaataaaaatatattttatcctgaaaatttcaaacaaaaatatcaaaagagatattttgaaatattttaagtgAAGTTTTCAATATTACATATATTCATTGTTAAACTTGAATTTCACCTAAAACTactaaaaattcaattttatgcCGTATTAAATAATGAAGTCGCATCTCCACAATCATAAGAAAAATATCAAGTATTTACATTGTTATACCCCTACTATTatcaaaaacaatataaattgtTATGTACACTAACTTTATCAGATAAAGTTAACATTGATTTGAACTTTTTTGAAaaccttattttattttttggcataaatttacaaaattggATTTTAATAATGAACTATATCACTGGTTTTGGCAAGTTTGACATGTTTGACAGATTTTATCAGTCTAACGTAGATATGAGTTTTAACAAAACTCAAAGTCGGATACAAAACAAGTCATGGTCCAATCGGTTCGATTATTGACCGGCCGGGTTTTCAAAATATTGGTTCCCTTTATATCTTTCGAGAATAGATGAAATCATTAGTAATTCGTTTACAAGAGAATTATCGTATGAGAGTTGTATTAAATCATTGGAACAACGAACAAACTGTTAAATTAGGTCCATTTCAAAAACATCGGATGTAATTTTGTCTTAAtatgtattttgtatattttaatctGGTCTTTCAGGATCTACtaaacttttcttttcaaaatttttatttgcttacagattttttttctgATGAGTTTACTGGGTTCTTAAATGTGTCTATCTTTAGTTAGGAAAAGCTTTTAAAATTAGTGTAAAACCCCTTCTCCAAAATTCAgtcaataaaataattgttttgaaCTTTTTCCTTTAGAAAAAAATGTGAGATATAGTGGTGAAACCCGTCTTCTTTTATCAACCTGTGAAAACCATCTTTTAAAACTTGATAGtcgttttttctcaaaaaataacTTGATAGTCGGAAAGATGGGAAAAAAAGTTCACCTTGATTTCAGTGATCAAAGCATTTTAATCTTTAATCTAAGAAAGTTCTTAAATATCATTTCAATACTAAACTCCACttgtttaaaatcaaaagaattTGACCAAATCTAGTCTTGTTTCCAATGCTTTCATGTCCTCTAGTTACCTATTATTCCCAATGTAAGAAATATAATAGACTTgcgagaagaaaaaaagagcatgcatatataatataaaagctTTGTCACTTGtcaagcaaaaagaaaaagaaataattagcaacagaaaaaaaaaacaaagggaATAAAACTGAAATGGCATCCCACTACATTTCATAACTCGTGGTTTATTACAATCTGGTTACATGTAGCTACgttatacatatacatatgaAACATCAAATACGTCTGGCTTTCTTAACTTGATTACCTAGAGATGCTGAGTGAAACATACAATCGATCTCTCTAGAAACATTCAAAATGATCCTTCTCCTGCTTCTATAAGAACCTCGAACCTTCAAACTTCTCGATGGGACTCTCTTAGGCTTCCTCGGCGCCGGAGgacaaatatttgtaatattcgGGAGAATCTGGTCGAGGCGTGTCGGAGTCTTACataaatcttcttcttcttcttcttctttctttaccTTTTCTCCTACGCGTTGAGTATTAGGTATCTCTCCGACTTTAGTTTCAAGATCTTGATCTGGCCGGAGTTCTTGAACGCTTTGGTCTGAAAACCCTAGTTCCGTTTCGCAGAGATTGTTTTGATCGGAGAGACCAATTCCAGCGTTCGAGAAACCCATCTTTCAGAGGAAAAATGTTGCTCAAACTTGAAAGGGGGAAGGGTTAAATAGTTCTGatgtgagagagagaagaagaaaaagagagcaagagTTTATGACTTTTTAGTACTTACTTTGATTTATATAATGGTAAAAACTATGTAGTGTTAAgccctttgtcaaaaaaaaaaactatgtacGTGTTGTTTTGAATTGTGTATtcgtaaaataatttattttgggaACATTCGGGGTTTTACTTAATGTTGTGAGGGATCCGATGCAGCAAATACACTTTATGTAAAAGCTTGCTTTTTAATACAGTAAGGTTTTCCTCAATTTGGTTAATCTCTATACCAATCACATGTTTCTCGACTTTTAAGGCCACATTTTGCtttaagattatttaaccaAACCCCAAATATTTAgaaggaaataaataaataaaatgaggTTTGAATTATATAAGAATACGAAGCCTCGTCTATTTCAAGTTCTCCAATTGAAAACCCGACAACTAAATTACAAACTCACGTGATTCTTTCTGCATTTCTAAAATCATGTGTGTCATTCTCATATTGGATTAATCAAGTtggtaaataaattaaattagcaAAACACACTATATAATAATTGTGTAAAGATATACGAAAGCTGAAATGGTATTGACATGGAAACGGGAAAAGGCCAATTTTGTTGATCGAAAAGAAAGATGTCAATTACTTCCCCTTTATTCATAAGCTAAAAGAAATTATCGAATTGTGTCCGAAGTAAGATAGCCCGTCTCTTTCATCTtattcaaattaattaaaattatcattatctATAATACCTACATCACTTACACACACACTCCTAACTTTTATGCATGCATATGTGAACTTCGATCTCACATGCGTTCTATGTTATTATacccacatatatatatatacactcaTGCACCACTGTATCTCTACTCTAACGATTACCATTTAATATGATCCATCATACATCTATTACCTTTTGTGTGTATATCTAGTCAAGATTGATTCGACTGACAAAAATAACGAATCGCTATATACAATATACTTGACAGTCTAGTCTCTGTGTCGATTAAATAACGAGCGATGACATTATACTACCCACCTAACTGACATAAATCTTAAATGTTTATGATACAAATTTTACATTCTATCGACATATATCTCAATATTTGTCAAGAAAAACATGGAAGGTAACGAAAGTGAAGACTAATAATAGATAGTGTACATGTTTCTTTGTCTCTGTCATGTATATAAacgaataacaaaaaaaagagatggcTGTAGATAATCGAATTGTCCGGAGTTTATTAGACTAAATTGTGTGTGGTAATATTGTAATGTTGTTTcttaacaaataacaaaacaatCAGAAACAAGATACTGAAATGTTATTATAGTACATTAATTTAGCCTAGTGACGATTTGTTATATAAGTTCTAGAAAATTTCAAGGTTTTAAAGACTCTACtaccaaaaactaaatataacCAAGATTTCTTCACGTAGATAGAAACGTTTCAATCAAATCACGATCCTTACCGGACAAAAATAGCAAACcaattttattgtaaataaaaataataaatgactGTAAACAAAATCATCTATATAGACTTGCAGTAAAACAACCCAAGCGGCATAGTCATATATAGTCATAGTCAGTGACTCAATGCCAGAGGTAGCTGGGTTGGGACTTAGGAAAAAGGGATTGTATCCCTCTGAATTTAGTAATTCCGAGTGCGATCTTTGCTACGAACTACGTCATTTTGTTTGGGCCATTTAGGCTCAAAATGCTTAACCTGTAGTGCGTTTGTAGAAAGCTTCTGGCAATGAAGTTTTTCTTTACACACAAACGTAACAAGAAAAGAATGTGAATGGTGGCCGCAAATGCGTTTGATGGTTTTGTTGAAGATCACATTGTTATCACCATCTGCCACCAAAAGTATATCACTTCTTGCAAGTAGTATTTCTAAATtaaagagaatatatatccaacTTCTTGGGAATTTGTAGTTATCTCAATCAGCATCTGAAGTTAAGCAGAGAATTAAACTTCTTGTTCagataaaaaagttaaaatcaCTTTTACTAGTAAAATTGAAAGCAAAAGTCAAGCACACACTCTCATGgagaataaataaattatatctCATGCTCAATCATTTTGTCTCCCATCTTTTTTACTTTCTCCTTCTACCAATATTATTCTGTTTTTTGACGTCTTCTTTTGTgattttagtttcaatttcagTGCAATTACAATCATTGACTATTAATTATGTAGTTTGGCGGAACATGTCTCTACTGGACAACTAAAGATGATCTTTACAAAATCTTATCTTGTCCATAGATGATTTGTCCAAGAACTTATTATGTGTttataataatgtattttatatcgcACCAGGGAATACATTCACAACAAAAAGCAGACGAAGGTTTTGATCGTTACATCTTAATTCCATTCATTTTACCCGTGTATTCATTTTATATCAGCTTTCAACAGATAAGACTTTTTCCAAGAAAATTACtttgattaaaaatttatgatttgacaaaaaaacaggAAACAAATGACAAAACACGAATTTATTGAACCCCATAAACCTCTTATGATGTCTACTCGTGACCGGATTTGAATCCATGTAATGAGTGTGTGAAAGTCATCATGTTACCACTAACTATCTAAAGGAGTAAAGGATATATGGATTTGGATATGCCTATGTTAGATGAACACATATTCTTTGTATAAATCGGATTAAACGTATCAAACTTATCTTATATGACTTTTCCGTCCAACCCATACATCTCAATTCTTGTAAGTAACTCTTAAattaaactagatcttgacccgcgctttggaagcgcggaatattttacgataaaaaatttcactaataatttaacaaatattttggtaatttttaaaagtgtgtatttaaaatatttttgcatttaaatcagtgtttttaaattcaatccgattgtgattataccggttaattcggagatctaacaattcaatttaggtttttaaaatattcatattaaaaaaattactaaaacccgagactaaccgattgaactgttggatgaccgatatgtaatctaatttgatttaaattgtaataatttcataatttgtaatcttatactccaaattttaaagttcattattttacattttatgaaattatgacgtttctacaaaattttaaaaagaaaatgatagatataacataactaagattaattattgtattgtttggaaacattgatagtagtataaaaaatatattgtttggaaacactgatagtagtataaagaaataaatatattgtttggaaacatagatagtagtataaagaaaaaaacattaatgatttaatgtaagtttaactataaagtataaaggtgtatttaatttaaaaacttacaaaataaatgttaggtccaatagaatgtttatgttttaataagatagattagaaGTTGAAACCAAATTGTAATACCTTTGAATGGATTTTTTATGGTCACCAGAAATTATTTTGGAACCAACCATCCAAATGATTCGTGAATATCATTTATACAATATCTGAAATCAGTAAATGAAATCTAGTACTCAATTTGTGAAAGTGAAAGACTAAAGGAAGATTTTATTTTCCAGAAAATTATTAAGTTAATTAAATTGTGAAAGTGAAAGAAGTCTACAAATGTAGGAAGTGGGTTTCATTTATTTCAAAGACATCAATCAAATCactatttcaaaaatatattttattatacttttttttttgtcaacattcgTTTCATTAAACGAGAGCCCAATGGGCTATTACACAAACTGGAGTACAAAGAAATCAGTAAACCCAACACAAACTGCAATATACttaacataatattttacaCGTGCAGGTTGGAAGATACTAGTCTGCTACGTGGCAGTATCTGGTGCAGAAGTGAGACACGTATCAACACCACCGCCCTTTGCTCAACCACCACTGACTCCGTCGCGAGGAAGAGACTACCGGCGGCAACTCACACCTAACGCCAGCCACTGTAACTTCTTAGGTTGCTTAGATCTTGTACTCCAATTTCCTTTCACGTTAGCCAAGATCAATTAACCGGAGGGACCCATGACTCGCCGTACTTAAAACAGAGGACATTTAGATCGGGTTGAAGACAGAGATACTTTGCCGGACCGTTATAAACGCCGGCTCTGCTGAATCCCTTTCAACGTGACCTAATAAATCCATCGAATTCACCATCTTTTAAGCAGAGATGCTTTACCTTAAACCAAAATGGCTAATCTAAATCGGTAAAGACTGATTCTCGTTGAAAAGCGGCTAAGTTGATTCGGTGAAACAGGGTATCCAGTCAATAGATCAACGGGATTGAAGTGATAAACGGTGAAAGGTTAGACAACACACGCACACCGCAAAAGTCGCCTAGCGAATTTATTATCCACAACTGGAAAGAAAAGTCTGATGACCGGAATATACAATCGGACAAGCCGAAAACAGATCCGAACTAAGTCggagtaaaacaaaaaaaacaaaaaggggGTGGCGACCGGTGGCAAAGATGCTCACCGGCCACCGAACTCGATCTGCGATTGAGAAGAACTAGAGAGAAGTTGGAGCTTCTAGAGagagaatattttattttaatacaatatgttttctttatattttattatacaaaTCTGCAAAACGGAAGAAGAAATCTgcaaatagtttttatttattttaaagtaactGATTAAAAGCCACAGCCCACAACACATAGCCTCGCCCGATGGATGAGCAATCCCCTTCTCTTTACCAGCCCATCATGGCCCATCACTGTTTCAAGAGACATAACTAGAACTCGTGTCCTCTCTGATCACTGAATCACACCTCTACAAAACTCCACGACCGCACTAGCAGGAGCTCTAGTCTTAAGAACCATTTCCTCAAACTCATCTTCAGCGTTTGATAACGCAACAATTGCCCCTCCTGCTCCAATGGAAGCTTCATCCTCATGTATCACCACTGTTCTTATCACAATATTCAGATCAAACGTGCCATTATACGAGAAATACCCTATTGAGCCAGAGTAAAGTCCTCTCGAACACTTCTCAAGCGAGTCAAGAATCTCGACAGATCTTAGTTTTGGAGCACCGGTCATTGACCCGCCAGGAAAAGCTGCTCTTACACACTCCACTGGACTAATATCTGACTTTTTCAGCCCACGGACCGTGCTCACCATAGTGTGTACTGTTGTGTATGTTTCCACGTCCATAAGGTTAGGCACATGGACTGAACCAGGCTCGCATACACGGCCGAGATCATTCCTCAGAAGGTCAACAATCATCAGATTCTCTGCTTGGTTCTTCTCACTGATTACATGAACGAAAGGTCAACTCAAtgaatgtttattattattattattaaacaagAGAGGAGGTTGTTCTACGTGGAAGTTAGAGATCCACATTGCATGGCCACAGGTGGAGCCAGCAATTTCGCACTAGAGGAGAATCGATCCTTAGTCTAAACCAACATGGCTGACTCCTCATCCGGTGGAAACCAATAGACCACCATAACGTGGTTCAGTCGATTCAGTCGAtgaatgttattattatttttttttctcagttacaaaaaaaaagttaatttttttttgaaacactttttttttaaacaatagtCGATGAATGTTAAAGCTCAAAGATTCAGGTGTGGTGGTACCTTAGTTTCAATTGCAGTTTAAGaagttcatcttcttcaggTGTGGAGCCACGTGCCATTGTACCCTTGATCGGCTTCGCTTCCAGCATTCCATTTTTGTCCAGCTTAAGAAACCTTTCAGGGGACGAGCAGCATAAAGACAAATCTGCATTAGAGAAGTTGAGAAAGGCTGCATATGGAGCTGGATTCCTCTCTCTCAAGTGGAGATAAAGTCCCAAAGGATCAGTACTGTTCCCTATCTTCCATCTGTTCTGAGTAGTGAGACAAAGCTCGTAGCTCTCCCCGTCTTTGACGTACCCCATACACCTCTCAACATCGTTGATATACTGCTCTCGTGATTTGTCAGGGACGAAAAAACTTGTAGATGAATCTATAGCAGGAATAGTTT
It encodes:
- the LOC108852059 gene encoding cyclin-dependent protein kinase inhibitor SMR10, which produces MGFSNAGIGLSDQNNLCETELGFSDQSVQELRPDQDLETKVGEIPNTQRVGEKVKKEEEEEEDLCKTPTRLDQILPNITNICPPAPRKPKRVPSRSLKVRGSYRSRRRIILNVSREIDCMFHSASLGNQVKKARRI